In Nitrospira sp., a single window of DNA contains:
- a CDS encoding trypsin-like peptidase domain-containing protein produces the protein MKSKLLWSVGLVLICACGLTGCSIDAQGNRVVGTPGFAAAGLYDKATPGVRIRSRAQLIEEYLANRELTPIEGVWIGSSNNYEVAIIRNTMEQYKEYDYLGVIADSRVDTWSRGDIKLLLKETASPEAYSGSYFDYEHNEIGTMFLLPSPTLLEFTLSDRFGRQQRTTFVRNYPKTANTGSLRQQEDSTGTGFFVASDLIATNWHVVKEARRISVIGGSTELKADLLLKDAQNDLALLRIDPSKLHGVASTVEDAPCFSIGNSDEVKSGDAVFAIGYPLSGLLATSPSIGQGLVSNVLGIDNDPRVFQISIPIQAGNSGSPLLNQSGRVIGVVTSTLNNKKMLRTTGVFPQNVNFAVKSSYLKSMISMTSSSPCTESNQVKQPATARDMQDAYASNVVLIKVSR, from the coding sequence ATGAAATCTAAGCTGCTGTGGTCCGTAGGACTGGTCCTTATTTGCGCATGCGGATTAACCGGTTGCAGCATTGATGCGCAAGGTAACCGAGTGGTCGGAACGCCGGGCTTCGCGGCTGCTGGCTTGTATGACAAAGCGACTCCGGGGGTAAGGATAAGAAGCCGCGCCCAACTCATCGAGGAATATTTGGCTAACCGCGAATTAACCCCTATCGAAGGCGTGTGGATAGGAAGTTCGAACAATTATGAAGTGGCGATCATCCGTAACACGATGGAACAATATAAAGAATATGACTATTTAGGCGTCATCGCAGACTCGCGGGTTGACACATGGAGTAGAGGGGATATTAAGCTCCTTTTAAAAGAAACTGCTTCTCCAGAAGCTTATAGCGGGTCCTATTTCGATTACGAACATAATGAGATCGGGACCATGTTTCTTCTGCCATCCCCTACCCTCTTGGAGTTCACTCTCTCTGATCGATTTGGCAGGCAACAACGGACAACGTTCGTTAGAAATTATCCCAAAACCGCTAACACGGGTTCTCTGAGACAACAAGAGGACAGTACGGGAACGGGATTTTTTGTAGCGTCAGACTTGATCGCAACCAATTGGCACGTTGTTAAGGAGGCGAGAAGAATTTCGGTGATAGGTGGATCAACGGAACTGAAAGCGGATCTCCTTTTGAAAGACGCGCAAAATGATCTGGCTTTGCTTCGAATTGATCCTTCAAAACTTCATGGCGTGGCCTCTACTGTTGAGGATGCGCCCTGTTTCTCGATCGGCAATTCAGACGAAGTCAAATCCGGTGATGCGGTATTCGCAATTGGCTATCCACTCTCTGGGCTCTTAGCTACTTCTCCCAGCATTGGCCAAGGGCTCGTGAGCAACGTGCTGGGCATCGATAATGATCCCCGAGTCTTTCAAATCAGCATCCCGATTCAGGCAGGAAATAGTGGAAGCCCACTATTAAACCAATCGGGACGCGTCATCGGCGTTGTGACCTCGACCTTGAACAACAAGAAAATGCTAAGAACGACGGGAGTTTTTCCGCAAAACGTTAACTTCGCGGTCAAAAGCTCTTATTTGAAAAGTATGATCTCCATGACATCCTCTAGCCCTTGCACAGAGTCCAACCAAGTGAAACAACCCGCTACGGCCAGAGATATGCAGGATGCCTATGCGAGTAACGTTGTGC
- a CDS encoding transposase encodes MFGTPSDYAALETILAEVQAQTRIRIAAYCLMPKHWHLLI; translated from the coding sequence TTGTTCGGCACACCCTCCGACTATGCCGCGCTCGAAACGATTTTGGCCGAGGTTCAGGCTCAGACTCGCATTCGCATCGCCGCATACTGCCTGATGCCCAAGCACTGGCACCTCCTGATCTGA